From one Octopus bimaculoides isolate UCB-OBI-ISO-001 chromosome 1, ASM119413v2, whole genome shotgun sequence genomic stretch:
- the LOC106869148 gene encoding uncharacterized protein LOC106869148 isoform X1: protein MRRTSDNHSDSDLELPTIDRASVISEKSLTLIAKHINSGLSVIRLGMMLNIPNTVVLHYLMSICGKYGLRDATEKEVHQLGTNLLIYWLRMKENSKPKEKASLLTTALAECSLEGIASVVLENYNNHTEITEEQFSRYQ, encoded by the exons ATGCGCCGTACTTCAGATAATCATAGTGATTCGGATCTAG AACTACCTACTATTGACAGAGCTTCTGTTATAAGTGAAAAAAGCTTAACACTgatagcaaaacatattaatagCGGCTTGTCTGTAATTCGCTTAGGAATGATGTTAAATATTCCCAACACAGTTGTGTTACATTATCTGATGAGTATATGCGGAAAGTATGGTTTAAGAGATGCAACTGAGAAAGAAGTTCATCAATTGGGAACAAACTTACTTATTTATTGGCTCCGTATGAAAGAAAACAGCAAACCTAAAGAGAAAGCATCCCTTCTTACAACAGCTCTGGCTGAATGCAGCCTCGAAGGAATTGCAAGTGTTGTCCTTGAGAACTACAATAACCATACAGAAATAACTGAAGAACAGTTTTCTAggtatcaataa
- the LOC106869148 gene encoding uncharacterized protein LOC106869148 isoform X2, whose protein sequence is MSDAPPEELPTIDRASVISEKSLTLIAKHINSGLSVIRLGMMLNIPNTVVLHYLMSICGKYGLRDATEKEVHQLGTNLLIYWLRMKENSKPKEKASLLTTALAECSLEGIASVVLENYNNHTEITEEQFSRYQ, encoded by the exons ATGTCTGATGCCCCACCCGAAG AACTACCTACTATTGACAGAGCTTCTGTTATAAGTGAAAAAAGCTTAACACTgatagcaaaacatattaatagCGGCTTGTCTGTAATTCGCTTAGGAATGATGTTAAATATTCCCAACACAGTTGTGTTACATTATCTGATGAGTATATGCGGAAAGTATGGTTTAAGAGATGCAACTGAGAAAGAAGTTCATCAATTGGGAACAAACTTACTTATTTATTGGCTCCGTATGAAAGAAAACAGCAAACCTAAAGAGAAAGCATCCCTTCTTACAACAGCTCTGGCTGAATGCAGCCTCGAAGGAATTGCAAGTGTTGTCCTTGAGAACTACAATAACCATACAGAAATAACTGAAGAACAGTTTTCTAggtatcaataa